A section of the Agromyces aurantiacus genome encodes:
- a CDS encoding multicopper oxidase family protein, protein MPEPQTPQRQLLSRRAFITAAGAAGAGFILWAALPGGRAIALAHVPRASLSAAAIPKFQTPLLIPPVMPRAGTITVPGGKPVDSYEISMRQFTQQVLPAGYPATTVWGYGAVTSAGKKGLLLHNAPSLTIEAKWDRPVRVKWINDLVDANGNALPHLLPVDPTLHWANPPGGTEGRDERPHFETTPGRYTGPVPIVTHVHGSVGVGDESDGYAEAWYLPAAKDLPAGYATEGTWYEFFAAKAAAAHGVEWGPGFATFQYPNSQRASTLWYHDHTLGMTRLNVYAGPAGFFLVRGGPDGDDAVRDARTGARAVLPGPAPKEGDRIPPNKTYYEIPIAVQDRSFNPDGSLFYPDSREFFDGIVADYLPDGEFSPIWNPEFFGETIIANGNTWPFQVVEQRRYRFRFLNGCQSRFLILDFSGIPGVRAWQIGNEGGFLAAPVDLAAYGDRLLLAPAERADLVVDFAAVPLGDHVLGNVGPDAPFGGGEPGVAFTMADPATTGQILAFRVVPAVGPDPTTPPEHLALPQIMPLPAESVVRPLALVERSAEGEDDEGEELEGPTSAVLGTLEDGVWTEREWADEVTENPAQGATEVWEFVNTTADAHPMHVHEVAFEVVGREGLVLDGDEVAVPVQPDGVVTPPEPWETGRKDTVIAYPGQVTRVRARFDRAGQYVWHCHIVEHEDNEMMRPYRIGPVQPGQPGGSDQM, encoded by the coding sequence ATGCCCGAGCCCCAGACCCCGCAGCGCCAGCTGCTCAGCCGACGCGCCTTCATCACGGCGGCGGGCGCCGCGGGTGCGGGGTTCATCCTCTGGGCCGCCCTCCCGGGCGGTCGCGCGATCGCACTCGCCCATGTGCCGCGAGCCTCGCTCTCGGCGGCCGCCATCCCGAAGTTCCAGACCCCGCTCCTCATCCCGCCGGTGATGCCGCGCGCCGGAACGATCACCGTGCCCGGCGGCAAGCCCGTCGACTCGTACGAGATCTCGATGCGGCAGTTCACCCAGCAGGTGCTGCCGGCCGGGTACCCCGCGACCACCGTGTGGGGGTACGGCGCCGTGACCTCGGCGGGCAAGAAGGGCCTGCTCCTCCACAACGCCCCCTCCCTCACGATCGAGGCGAAGTGGGACCGGCCGGTCAGGGTGAAGTGGATCAACGACCTCGTCGATGCGAACGGGAACGCCCTGCCGCACCTGCTGCCGGTCGACCCCACGCTGCACTGGGCGAATCCGCCTGGCGGCACCGAGGGGCGAGACGAGCGACCCCACTTCGAGACGACGCCCGGGCGCTACACGGGCCCGGTCCCGATCGTCACGCACGTGCACGGGTCGGTCGGCGTCGGCGACGAGAGCGACGGCTACGCCGAGGCCTGGTACCTGCCTGCCGCGAAGGACCTCCCCGCCGGGTACGCGACCGAGGGCACCTGGTACGAGTTCTTCGCGGCCAAGGCCGCGGCCGCCCACGGCGTCGAGTGGGGGCCGGGCTTCGCGACGTTCCAGTACCCGAACTCCCAGCGCGCCTCGACCCTCTGGTACCACGACCACACGCTCGGCATGACCCGGCTCAACGTGTACGCGGGGCCCGCCGGGTTCTTCCTCGTGCGCGGCGGCCCCGACGGTGACGACGCGGTCCGCGACGCCAGGACGGGCGCCCGCGCCGTCCTGCCCGGGCCCGCGCCAAAGGAGGGCGACCGCATCCCGCCGAACAAGACCTACTACGAGATCCCGATCGCCGTGCAGGACCGCTCGTTCAATCCGGACGGCTCGCTCTTCTACCCCGACTCGCGCGAGTTCTTCGACGGCATCGTCGCCGACTACCTGCCCGACGGCGAGTTCTCGCCGATCTGGAACCCCGAGTTCTTCGGCGAGACGATCATCGCCAACGGGAACACCTGGCCGTTCCAGGTCGTCGAGCAGCGTCGCTACCGGTTCCGGTTCCTCAATGGCTGCCAGTCGCGGTTCCTGATCCTCGACTTCAGCGGCATCCCCGGCGTCCGAGCCTGGCAGATCGGCAACGAGGGCGGCTTCCTCGCCGCTCCGGTCGACCTCGCGGCGTACGGCGACCGCCTGCTCCTGGCGCCGGCCGAGCGCGCCGACCTCGTGGTCGACTTCGCCGCCGTCCCGCTCGGCGACCACGTGCTCGGGAACGTCGGCCCCGACGCGCCGTTCGGCGGCGGTGAGCCCGGCGTCGCGTTCACCATGGCGGACCCGGCGACGACGGGTCAGATCCTGGCGTTCCGCGTCGTGCCCGCCGTCGGGCCCGATCCGACCACGCCACCCGAGCACCTGGCCCTCCCGCAGATCATGCCGCTGCCCGCCGAGTCCGTCGTGCGACCGCTCGCGCTCGTCGAGCGATCGGCGGAGGGCGAGGACGACGAGGGCGAGGAACTCGAGGGTCCGACCTCCGCGGTGCTCGGGACGCTCGAGGACGGCGTGTGGACCGAGCGCGAATGGGCCGACGAGGTCACCGAGAACCCCGCCCAGGGCGCCACCGAGGTGTGGGAGTTCGTGAACACGACCGCCGACGCGCACCCCATGCACGTGCACGAGGTCGCGTTCGAGGTCGTCGGTCGTGAGGGACTCGTGCTCGACGGGGACGAGGTCGCCGTGCCCGTGCAGCCCGATGGCGTCGTCACGCCGCCCGAGCCGTGGGAGACCGGGCGCAAGGACACCGTCATCGCCTATCCGGGACAGGTGACCCGCGTGCGTGCGAGGTTCGACCGCGCCGGCCAGTACGTGTGGCACTGCCACATCGTCGAGCACGAGGACAACGAGATGATGCGGCCGTACCGCATCGGCCCGGTCCAGCCGGGCCAGCCGGGAGGGTCCGACCAGATGTGA
- a CDS encoding alpha-hydroxy-acid oxidizing protein, whose amino-acid sequence MTDANRGVARAVQSEIYRAGLSGTRPAVPVDPAALEAAARKALPAEAFAYLAGGAGSEATMAANRAAFARWGIWPRVLRDVAERDLSIELLGRRRPTPFVLSPIGVIELAHRDADVAVGRAAAALGVPYVLSNQASRPMEEVAEAMGDGVRWFQLYWSASDELNASLVRRAEASGCEAIVVTLDTHLLGWRVRDLDLGFLPFTRGQGIAQYTADPAFADLVRRRLTRGGGGGARPRVTPALLRSALAIARSGARTPLVEGGVRAALRSPVPRAAIETFLDVFANPALEWADLARLREWTSLPILLKGVLHPADASRALDHGVDGVVVSNHGGRQVDGAVASLDALPGVVERLGGRVPIILDSGVRGGADAVKALALGATAVGIGRPYAYGLAVAGEAGVREVVRNHLAELDLTLALAGHRSIAELGPETLRAS is encoded by the coding sequence ATGACCGATGCGAACCGCGGCGTGGCGCGCGCCGTGCAGTCCGAGATCTACCGCGCGGGCCTCTCCGGCACCCGCCCGGCCGTCCCGGTCGATCCGGCAGCCCTCGAGGCGGCGGCGCGGAAGGCGCTGCCGGCCGAGGCCTTCGCCTACCTCGCGGGCGGCGCCGGATCCGAGGCGACCATGGCCGCGAACCGGGCCGCGTTCGCGCGCTGGGGCATCTGGCCGCGCGTGCTGCGCGACGTCGCCGAGCGCGACCTCTCCATCGAGCTCCTCGGCCGGCGGCGGCCGACGCCCTTCGTGCTGTCGCCGATCGGCGTGATCGAGCTCGCGCACCGCGACGCCGACGTGGCGGTCGGCCGCGCCGCCGCGGCGCTCGGCGTGCCCTACGTGCTCTCGAACCAGGCCTCGCGGCCCATGGAGGAGGTCGCCGAGGCGATGGGCGACGGCGTCCGCTGGTTCCAGCTGTACTGGAGCGCGTCCGACGAGCTGAACGCGTCGCTCGTGCGCCGTGCCGAGGCATCCGGGTGCGAGGCCATCGTGGTGACGCTCGACACCCACCTGCTCGGATGGCGCGTGCGCGACCTCGACCTCGGGTTCCTGCCGTTCACGCGCGGGCAGGGCATCGCGCAGTACACCGCCGATCCCGCGTTCGCCGACCTCGTGCGGCGGCGCCTCACCCGAGGCGGGGGCGGCGGCGCCCGGCCGAGGGTCACTCCCGCGCTGCTCAGGTCGGCGCTCGCGATCGCGCGCTCGGGCGCGCGGACCCCGCTCGTCGAGGGCGGCGTGCGGGCGGCACTGCGCTCGCCGGTGCCGCGGGCCGCGATCGAGACGTTCCTCGACGTGTTCGCGAACCCCGCGCTCGAGTGGGCCGACCTGGCACGCCTGCGCGAGTGGACGAGCCTGCCGATCCTGCTCAAGGGCGTTCTGCACCCGGCTGACGCGTCCCGCGCGCTCGACCACGGCGTCGACGGCGTCGTGGTCTCCAACCACGGCGGGCGGCAGGTCGACGGCGCGGTCGCCTCGCTCGACGCGCTGCCGGGGGTCGTGGAACGCCTCGGCGGGCGGGTGCCGATCATCCTCGACAGCGGCGTGCGGGGCGGCGCCGACGCCGTCAAAGCGCTCGCGCTCGGCGCGACGGCCGTCGGGATCGGGCGGCCCTACGCCTACGGGCTCGCGGTCGCGGGCGAGGCGGGCGTGCGCGAGGTCGTGCGCAACCACCTCGCCGAGCTCGACCTCACGCTCGCGCTCGCGGGCCACCGTTCGATCGCGGAGCTCGGGCCGGAGACGCTGCGCGCCTCCTGA
- a CDS encoding serine hydrolase — MTSSQDSERRARHASIRRGRHRTDEPNEDFSRGFDALGELALAGVQVSARATDLATGRVLFSVDDHVVMPTASIGKVLLLVEVASRLGHASPEAFTVLDRAPRDAVGDSGIWQHLQTPSLPMADLAAMVGASSDNLATNVLIRHIGLEAVRARTETLGLTRTALLDLVRDHRGPDDAPQLSIGSAKELTWLFASLARGEVVSPEVSQRVVGWLSLNTDLSMVASAFGLDPLAHRMPDHNLLLMNKTGTDGGVRSEVGVLRGPRASVAYAVSMYFADTMLASRLAVLDGMRQVGADLLEYVH; from the coding sequence GTGACCTCGTCGCAGGATTCCGAGCGCCGTGCTCGGCACGCCAGCATCCGCCGGGGCCGCCATCGTACCGACGAGCCGAACGAGGACTTCTCGCGCGGGTTCGACGCGCTCGGCGAACTCGCCCTCGCGGGCGTGCAGGTCTCGGCGCGCGCGACCGACCTCGCGACGGGCCGCGTGCTGTTCTCGGTCGATGACCACGTGGTCATGCCGACCGCGTCGATCGGCAAGGTGCTGCTGCTCGTCGAGGTCGCCTCGCGCCTCGGGCATGCGAGCCCCGAGGCGTTCACGGTGCTCGACCGCGCGCCGCGCGACGCGGTCGGCGACTCGGGCATCTGGCAGCACCTGCAGACCCCGTCGCTGCCCATGGCCGACCTCGCGGCGATGGTCGGCGCGTCGAGCGACAACCTCGCCACGAACGTGCTGATCCGCCATATCGGGCTCGAGGCCGTGCGTGCGCGCACCGAGACGCTGGGGCTGACCCGCACCGCGCTGCTCGACCTGGTCCGCGACCACCGCGGCCCCGATGACGCGCCGCAGCTCTCGATCGGGTCGGCCAAGGAGCTCACCTGGCTGTTCGCATCGCTCGCGCGGGGCGAGGTCGTCAGCCCCGAGGTGTCGCAGCGGGTCGTGGGGTGGCTCTCACTGAACACCGACCTCTCGATGGTGGCCTCCGCGTTCGGGCTCGACCCGCTCGCGCATCGCATGCCCGACCACAACCTGCTGCTGATGAACAAGACGGGCACCGACGGCGGGGTCCGCAGCGAGGTCGGGGTGCTGCGGGGCCCGCGCGCGAGCGTGGCGTACGCGGTGTCGATGTACTTCGCCGACACCATGCTCGCGTCGCGGCTCGCGGTGCTCGACGGCATGCGGCAGGTCGGCGCCGACCTGCTCGAGTACGTGCACTGA
- a CDS encoding alpha/beta hydrolase, which translates to MSRTREFRRGDAVTVITESGRDEGPTFVLVHGIGMGDRYFSDLADSLARVGRVLALDLPGFGEAPEPRHPQTMSESGEYLAELIAAEGLDDPVVLVGHSMGTQIVAETAAQRPDLVASLVLIAPTVNPRERSAVVQAIRLLEDPSLTRPKVVVLAIRMYLQAGPRWYFKKLHQMLAHRIELVLPDVAAPTLVVRGEHDRLAPRPWAEEVALILPHGRYVEVADRGHETMVTAGDRVAELIAAHVRGDEVGRVVERVSPPVRSSRIEKAWWWAGDYVYAGWRQLAIIGEGWNPPARWRTGDPSRPEVVMLPGIYEHWSFLRPLGDAVNREGYRVRVVHGLGTNRRGIADTARRLGRALARVPVPPAGRVLVAHSKGGLIAKHLLVAEADGATPSSGRGLVGLVAICTPFAGSRMARLLIDPSVRALLPSDETIVMLGRASSVNARIVSVFGRFDPHIPDGSLLDGATNIRVPVAGHFRVLGAPETHRAVLEGIERLTLAAVDASAIEQAAPE; encoded by the coding sequence ATGAGCCGCACACGCGAGTTCCGCCGCGGCGACGCGGTGACCGTGATCACCGAGTCGGGGCGCGACGAGGGCCCCACCTTCGTGCTCGTGCACGGCATCGGGATGGGAGACCGCTACTTCTCCGACCTCGCCGACTCGCTCGCGCGCGTCGGCCGCGTCCTCGCGCTCGACCTCCCCGGGTTCGGCGAGGCGCCCGAGCCGCGCCATCCGCAGACCATGTCGGAATCCGGCGAGTACCTCGCCGAGCTCATCGCCGCCGAGGGCCTCGACGACCCGGTCGTGCTCGTCGGGCACTCCATGGGCACGCAGATCGTCGCCGAGACCGCGGCGCAGCGTCCCGATCTCGTCGCCTCGCTCGTGCTCATCGCGCCGACCGTGAACCCGCGCGAGCGCTCGGCCGTCGTCCAGGCCATCCGGCTGCTCGAGGATCCGTCGCTGACCCGGCCCAAGGTGGTCGTGCTGGCCATCCGCATGTACCTGCAGGCGGGCCCGCGCTGGTACTTCAAGAAGCTGCACCAGATGCTCGCGCACCGCATCGAGCTCGTGCTGCCGGATGTCGCGGCCCCGACGCTCGTCGTCCGCGGCGAGCACGACCGGCTCGCGCCCCGCCCGTGGGCCGAGGAGGTCGCGCTGATCCTGCCGCACGGCCGCTACGTCGAGGTCGCGGACCGCGGGCACGAGACGATGGTCACGGCGGGGGATCGCGTCGCCGAGCTCATCGCGGCGCACGTGCGGGGCGACGAGGTGGGCCGCGTGGTCGAGCGCGTCTCGCCACCCGTCCGGTCGTCGCGCATCGAGAAGGCGTGGTGGTGGGCGGGCGACTACGTCTATGCCGGATGGCGCCAGCTCGCCATCATCGGCGAGGGGTGGAACCCGCCCGCGCGGTGGCGCACGGGCGATCCGTCGCGACCCGAGGTCGTGATGCTGCCCGGCATCTACGAGCACTGGTCGTTCCTGCGGCCGCTCGGCGACGCGGTGAACCGCGAGGGCTACCGCGTGCGCGTCGTGCACGGGCTCGGCACGAACCGGCGCGGCATCGCCGACACCGCGCGGCGGCTCGGCCGCGCCCTCGCTCGCGTGCCCGTGCCGCCGGCCGGCCGCGTGCTCGTCGCGCACAGCAAGGGAGGCCTCATCGCCAAGCACCTGCTCGTGGCCGAGGCCGACGGCGCGACGCCGTCATCCGGCCGCGGCCTGGTCGGGCTGGTCGCGATCTGCACGCCGTTCGCCGGGTCCCGGATGGCGCGCCTGCTCATCGATCCGAGCGTGCGCGCGCTGCTGCCGAGCGACGAGACCATCGTGATGCTCGGGCGGGCGTCATCCGTGAACGCCAGGATCGTGTCGGTGTTCGGCCGGTTCGACCCGCACATCCCCGACGGGAGCCTGCTCGACGGCGCGACGAACATCCGGGTTCCGGTGGCCGGCCACTTCCGGGTGCTCGGCGCGCCCGAGACGCACCGCGCGGTGCTCGAGGGCATCGAGCGGCTCACGCTCGCCGCGGTCGATGCGAGCGCGATCGAGCAGGCCGCGCCCGAGTAG
- a CDS encoding polysaccharide deacetylase family protein, translating to MGDVTRRALLAAAGLGAVVVFGKYAADRSAADAAGGSQGAPQPAAPPAPAIDRVAVPAGELTALPPEAGNVMAWTVDDGTSSAVVGAYTAFAARTGIRLTYFVNGTYASWDEQADAIRPLVASGQIQLANHTWSHPDLSTLDDASIQAELQRNHDYLAEVYGVDARPYFRPPYGVHDARVDAAAAAIGYTVPTLWYGSLGDSGELADQQIVDLATEWFGAGRIVIGHLNHEPVTRVFDRLEAILEERGLTTVTLNDVFTSEQHP from the coding sequence ATGGGCGACGTCACGCGGCGCGCACTGCTGGCTGCGGCCGGCCTGGGCGCCGTCGTGGTGTTCGGCAAGTACGCCGCCGACCGAAGCGCCGCGGATGCCGCAGGCGGCAGTCAGGGCGCCCCGCAGCCCGCCGCGCCGCCGGCCCCGGCGATCGACCGCGTCGCCGTGCCGGCCGGCGAGCTCACGGCCCTCCCGCCCGAGGCCGGCAACGTCATGGCATGGACGGTCGACGACGGCACGAGCTCGGCGGTCGTGGGCGCCTACACCGCGTTCGCGGCGCGCACGGGCATCCGCCTCACCTACTTCGTCAACGGCACGTACGCCTCGTGGGACGAGCAGGCCGACGCGATCCGGCCGCTGGTGGCGAGCGGCCAGATCCAGCTCGCGAACCACACGTGGTCGCATCCGGATCTCTCGACGCTCGACGACGCGTCGATCCAGGCCGAGCTGCAGCGCAACCACGACTACCTCGCCGAGGTCTACGGCGTCGACGCGCGCCCCTACTTCCGCCCGCCCTACGGCGTGCACGACGCGCGGGTCGACGCCGCCGCGGCGGCCATCGGCTATACGGTGCCGACGCTCTGGTACGGCTCGCTCGGCGATTCGGGCGAGCTGGCCGACCAGCAGATCGTCGACCTCGCGACCGAGTGGTTCGGTGCGGGGCGCATCGTGATCGGGCACCTCAACCACGAGCCCGTCACGCGCGTGTTCGATCGGCTCGAGGCGATCCTCGAGGAGCGCGGGCTCACGACGGTCACGCTGAACGACGTCTTCACGAGCGAGCAGCATCCGTAG
- a CDS encoding glycine--tRNA ligase: MAAPSRLDAVITLAQHRGFVFQAGEIYGGSRSAWDYGPLGVELKENIKRQWWRSMVQGRDDVVGLDSSVILPTPVWEASGHVAVFTDPLIECLHCHKRFREDHLIEAYEEKKGREPENGLLDIVCPNCGTRGQWTEPRAFSGLLKTFLGVVDDESGLHYLRPETAQGIFVNFANVLQAARMKPPFGIGQIGKSFRNEITPGNFIFRTREFEQMEMEFFVEPGTDEEWHQYWIDTRFQWYVDLGIDPENLRLFEHPKDKLSHYSKRTVDVEYRFGFTGGEWGELEGVANRTDFDLSTHAKHSGKDLSFFDQSKNERWTPYVIEPAAGLTRSLMAFLVDAYHVEEVPNAKGGTDTRTVLKLDPRLAPVKAAVLPLSRNERLSPLAREVAANLRKLWNVEFDDAGAIGRRYRRQDEIGTPFCVTVDFDSLDDQAVTVRDRDTMQQERVPLAELQSYLGARLVGA; this comes from the coding sequence GTGGCCGCACCCAGCCGTCTCGACGCCGTCATCACCCTCGCCCAGCACCGGGGCTTCGTCTTCCAGGCGGGTGAGATCTACGGCGGATCCCGGTCGGCATGGGACTACGGCCCCCTCGGCGTCGAGCTCAAGGAGAACATCAAGCGCCAGTGGTGGCGCTCGATGGTGCAGGGCCGCGACGACGTCGTCGGCCTCGACTCGAGCGTGATCCTGCCGACGCCCGTGTGGGAGGCGTCGGGCCACGTCGCCGTGTTCACCGACCCGCTCATCGAGTGCCTGCACTGCCACAAGCGCTTCCGCGAGGACCACCTCATCGAGGCCTACGAGGAGAAGAAGGGCCGCGAGCCCGAGAACGGCCTGCTCGACATCGTCTGCCCCAACTGCGGCACGCGCGGGCAGTGGACCGAGCCGCGCGCCTTCTCGGGCCTGCTGAAGACCTTCCTCGGCGTCGTCGACGACGAGTCGGGCCTGCACTACCTGCGCCCCGAGACGGCGCAGGGCATCTTCGTGAACTTCGCGAACGTGCTGCAGGCCGCGCGCATGAAGCCGCCGTTCGGCATCGGCCAGATCGGCAAGTCGTTCCGCAACGAGATCACGCCCGGCAACTTCATCTTCCGCACGCGCGAGTTCGAGCAGATGGAGATGGAGTTCTTCGTCGAGCCCGGCACCGATGAGGAGTGGCACCAGTACTGGATCGACACGCGGTTCCAGTGGTACGTCGACCTCGGCATCGACCCCGAGAACCTGCGCCTGTTCGAGCACCCGAAGGACAAGCTCAGCCACTACTCCAAGCGCACGGTCGACGTCGAGTACCGCTTCGGCTTCACCGGCGGCGAGTGGGGCGAACTCGAGGGCGTCGCCAACCGCACCGACTTCGACCTGTCGACGCACGCGAAGCACTCCGGCAAGGACCTCTCGTTCTTCGACCAGTCGAAGAACGAACGGTGGACGCCGTACGTGATCGAGCCCGCGGCCGGCCTCACGCGCTCGCTCATGGCCTTCCTCGTCGACGCGTACCACGTCGAGGAGGTGCCGAACGCGAAGGGCGGCACCGACACTCGCACGGTGCTGAAGCTCGACCCGCGCCTCGCGCCCGTCAAGGCCGCGGTGCTGCCGCTCTCGCGCAACGAGCGGCTGTCGCCGCTCGCTCGCGAGGTCGCCGCGAACCTCCGCAAGCTCTGGAACGTCGAGTTCGACGACGCCGGCGCGATCGGCCGCCGCTACCGCCGCCAGGACGAGATCGGCACGCCGTTCTGCGTCACCGTCGACTTCGACTCGCTCGACGACCAGGCCGTGACCGTGCGCGACCGCGACACCATGCAGCAGGAGCGCGTGCCGCTCGCCGAGCTGCAGTCGTACTTGGGCGCGCGCCTCGTCGGCGCCTGA
- a CDS encoding NUDIX hydrolase, with translation MPRPPDLHVAAIALVRDRRVLMVTARGREVHYMPGGKIDPGETPAQAAAREALEEVGIRLDPARLAEAFTVRELAHGQAEGQHVRMHVFLAETDAAPAPSGEVGAVHWVGTADAHRCPPAGVEVLRRLAASGLID, from the coding sequence ATGCCGCGCCCGCCCGATCTGCACGTCGCCGCCATCGCGCTCGTCCGCGACCGCCGCGTGCTGATGGTCACGGCGCGGGGCCGCGAGGTGCACTACATGCCCGGCGGCAAGATCGACCCGGGCGAGACGCCGGCCCAGGCGGCGGCTCGCGAGGCGCTCGAGGAGGTCGGCATCCGGCTCGACCCGGCCCGCCTCGCCGAGGCGTTCACGGTGCGCGAGCTCGCGCACGGCCAGGCCGAGGGGCAGCACGTGCGGATGCACGTGTTCCTGGCCGAGACGGATGCCGCGCCGGCGCCCTCGGGCGAGGTCGGCGCGGTGCACTGGGTCGGCACCGCCGACGCGCACCGCTGCCCCCCGGCGGGCGTCGAGGTGCTGCGCCGGCTCGCGGCATCCGGCCTCATCGACTGA